From Heliomicrobium modesticaldum Ice1, a single genomic window includes:
- a CDS encoding biotin/lipoyl-containing protein: MLNRDRKRRRQAAIAAVMSAIGYQMASIKRRGRVTGGQSFARSAWTGRTDWKTMGLADALGQRDSDTPVEEIARQIAARMPDSGREIFVKRFKVRVDNQMFYVEVEEIPGEGAMTAAAPAPVARTAAPVAPKAAAAVAPQAAAAAPAPKAAPKAAAPAPAGGGGITAPMPGTILDVRKNVGDVVKAGDTVLILEAMKMENEIQADHAGTIQEIRVKKGQAVNAGEVLVVIG; the protein is encoded by the coding sequence ATGCTAAATCGTGACCGCAAACGTCGTCGCCAAGCGGCCATCGCTGCCGTCATGTCGGCCATCGGTTATCAGATGGCCAGCATCAAGCGGCGGGGAAGAGTGACAGGCGGACAAAGCTTCGCCCGCTCGGCCTGGACCGGACGGACAGATTGGAAGACCATGGGTCTTGCCGATGCCTTGGGGCAGAGGGATTCGGATACCCCAGTTGAGGAGATTGCCAGGCAAATCGCTGCCCGAATGCCTGACAGCGGGAGGGAAATTTTCGTGAAGAGATTCAAAGTCCGTGTCGACAACCAGATGTTCTATGTAGAAGTCGAAGAAATCCCCGGTGAAGGCGCCATGACCGCTGCCGCGCCGGCCCCCGTAGCTCGGACTGCCGCTCCGGTTGCCCCCAAAGCCGCTGCGGCCGTTGCGCCCCAAGCCGCCGCTGCCGCTCCGGCGCCCAAGGCTGCGCCGAAAGCCGCCGCTCCCGCCCCTGCCGGCGGTGGTGGAATTACCGCGCCCATGCCGGGCACCATCCTGGACGTTCGCAAAAACGTCGGCGATGTGGTCAAGGCTGGTGACACTGTCCTCATCCTCGAAGCCATGAAGATGGAAAACGAAATCCAGGCGGACCACGCGGGCACCATCCAAGAGATCCGCGTGAAGAAGGGCCAAGCGGTCAACGCCGGCGAGGTTCTGGTCGTCATTGGCTAA
- a CDS encoding acyl-CoA mutase large subunit family protein — translation MFDSEKVAQVSEAKAKWQENSLGKVLKKAPERRSEFVTDSGITMNTLYTPDDVADLDYARDLGFPGEYPYTRGVQPNMYRGRHWTMRQYAGFGTAEQSNERFRYLLEQGQTGLSCAFDLPTQIGYDSDDPLSQGEIGKVGVAIDTMADMEILFDKIPLDKVSTSMTINAPAAVLLAMYIAVAEKQGVSPDKLTGTIQNDILKEYIARGTYIFPPAPSMRLITDIFAFCAEKVPNWNTISISGYHIREAGSSAAQEIAFTLADGIAYVQAAINAGLDVDKFAPRLSFFFNAHLNFFEEIAKFRAARRLWAKIMRERFGAKNPRSWAFRVHTQTAGSTLTAQQPNVNIIRVAYQALMAVLGGTQSLHTNSKDEALALPNEESVLIALRTQQVIGYEIGAADVVDPLGGSYYVESLTNQLEAKAKEYIQKIDELGGAPNAIEYMQREIQASAYRYQKGVESGENVVIGVNKFQMKEEPPKGLLKVDPALGEAQKAKLKKVKESRDNVAVQNALARVRAAAEGNENMMPVIIDAVKVYASLGEICGVMREVFGEYRQQIIF, via the coding sequence GTGTTTGATTCGGAAAAAGTCGCACAAGTCAGTGAAGCAAAAGCAAAGTGGCAGGAGAACTCGCTGGGCAAGGTCCTGAAAAAGGCCCCCGAACGCCGGTCCGAGTTTGTCACCGATTCCGGTATCACCATGAACACCCTCTACACCCCCGATGACGTAGCTGATCTCGACTACGCCCGTGATCTCGGGTTCCCCGGAGAGTATCCCTATACCCGCGGGGTGCAGCCGAACATGTACCGCGGCCGTCACTGGACCATGCGCCAGTACGCCGGTTTCGGCACTGCCGAGCAGTCGAACGAGCGCTTCCGCTATCTGTTGGAGCAGGGCCAGACCGGTCTTTCCTGCGCCTTTGACCTGCCCACCCAGATCGGCTATGACTCGGACGACCCCCTCTCCCAGGGTGAGATCGGCAAAGTCGGCGTCGCCATCGACACCATGGCCGACATGGAGATCCTCTTCGACAAGATCCCCCTCGACAAGGTCTCTACATCGATGACCATCAACGCCCCTGCTGCGGTGTTGCTGGCCATGTACATCGCCGTCGCTGAAAAGCAGGGCGTCAGCCCCGACAAGCTCACCGGCACCATCCAGAACGATATCCTCAAAGAGTACATCGCCCGCGGCACTTACATCTTCCCCCCGGCGCCGTCGATGCGCCTGATCACCGATATTTTTGCCTTCTGTGCCGAGAAGGTGCCCAACTGGAATACCATCTCCATCTCGGGCTACCATATCCGTGAAGCCGGCTCCAGCGCCGCTCAAGAGATCGCCTTCACCCTGGCCGACGGCATCGCCTATGTCCAGGCTGCCATCAACGCCGGCCTGGATGTGGACAAGTTCGCGCCCCGCCTCTCCTTCTTCTTTAACGCCCACCTGAATTTCTTCGAAGAGATCGCCAAGTTCCGGGCGGCTCGCCGCCTCTGGGCTAAGATCATGAGGGAGCGCTTCGGCGCCAAGAACCCCCGTTCCTGGGCGTTCCGTGTGCACACCCAGACGGCCGGTTCCACCCTTACGGCCCAACAGCCCAACGTCAATATCATACGCGTCGCCTACCAGGCGCTCATGGCCGTGCTCGGCGGCACCCAGTCGCTGCACACCAACTCCAAGGACGAAGCCCTGGCGCTGCCCAACGAGGAGTCGGTGCTCATCGCGTTGCGGACCCAGCAGGTCATCGGCTATGAGATCGGCGCCGCCGATGTGGTCGATCCCTTGGGTGGATCCTACTACGTCGAATCCCTCACCAACCAACTCGAAGCCAAGGCGAAAGAATACATCCAGAAGATCGACGAACTGGGCGGAGCCCCCAACGCCATCGAATACATGCAGCGTGAGATCCAGGCCAGCGCCTACCGTTACCAAAAGGGCGTCGAGTCCGGCGAAAACGTCGTCATCGGTGTCAATAAGTTCCAGATGAAGGAAGAGCCGCCCAAAGGCTTGCTCAAAGTCGACCCGGCCCTCGGCGAAGCCCAGAAGGCTAAGCTGAAGAAGGTCAAAGAATCCCGCGACAATGTGGCTGTGCAAAACGCCCTGGCCCGCGTCAGAGCGGCCGCTGAAGGCAATGAGAACATGATGCCTGTCATCATCGATGCTGTGAAGGTTTACGCCTCCTTGGGCGAAATCTGCGGTGTCATGCGGGAAGTCTTCGGCGAATATCGTCAACAAATCATTTTCTAA
- a CDS encoding CsxC family protein, translating to MTKKGKTSYPAPKAYSWHRVWQSQEKECCGEPTEYECEEASCEVDYCADSEKRAPRKDTCGQVVSVRTLPLCPNSPGNVACGQVKVPVVLAEPTIQIEVEADLELDQYALEIKRIKKEVVLTQCELVLGSNKLFIGGYVRKNIEYATVDCEHCSTKCGDIRHCTVHVPFECVTPITFANPPQFHAAKPCVNIEFEGHKVIADESICVDVKNEKPFCELLSSVIYEEDIIQHKDRCCDSGEKLFKKFTEKMVIILTLKVLQKQQRVIPLGPPPYHHHHHCKNDY from the coding sequence GTGACGAAAAAAGGAAAGACGTCTTACCCCGCGCCCAAGGCCTACTCTTGGCATCGCGTCTGGCAGAGCCAAGAGAAAGAATGTTGCGGCGAACCGACGGAGTATGAATGCGAAGAGGCGAGTTGCGAAGTGGATTACTGTGCAGACAGCGAAAAAAGAGCTCCTCGAAAAGACACCTGCGGACAGGTGGTCAGCGTGCGGACATTGCCTCTCTGCCCCAACAGCCCCGGCAATGTGGCCTGCGGTCAGGTGAAGGTCCCTGTCGTGCTGGCAGAGCCCACGATCCAGATCGAAGTGGAAGCTGACTTGGAACTGGATCAGTACGCACTGGAGATCAAGCGGATCAAAAAAGAAGTCGTCTTGACCCAATGTGAACTGGTGCTTGGCTCCAACAAGCTCTTTATCGGCGGCTACGTGCGCAAGAACATTGAATACGCCACTGTGGACTGTGAACATTGTTCAACCAAATGCGGTGATATCCGCCACTGCACCGTACATGTGCCCTTCGAGTGCGTCACGCCGATCACCTTCGCCAACCCGCCCCAGTTCCATGCGGCTAAACCCTGTGTGAACATCGAATTCGAAGGACACAAGGTGATCGCCGACGAATCCATTTGTGTCGATGTGAAGAACGAAAAACCCTTCTGCGAGCTCCTGTCCTCCGTCATCTATGAGGAAGACATCATCCAGCACAAGGATCGCTGCTGCGACAGCGGCGAAAAGCTCTTCAAAAAATTCACCGAGAAGATGGTCATCATCCTGACGCTGAAGGTGCTGCAAAAACAGCAGCGCGTCATCCCCCTGGGACCGCCCCCCTATCATCATCATCACCACTGCAAGAACGACTATTGA
- a CDS encoding THUMP domain-containing class I SAM-dependent RNA methyltransferase encodes MAKMELIATAAFGLEAVVARELRELGYDDQSVEDGRVIFRGDERAICRANLWLRSAERVLVKVGSFPATTFEELFQGTKALPWPDWLPEKAEFPVEGKSVRSKLFSVSDCQAIAKKAIVEKMKERYRRSWFDEKGPRYTIEVSLLKDVATLTIDTSGAGLHKRGYRDLVGQAPLKETLAAAMIQLSFWRHDRVLLDPFCGTGTIPIEAAMIGRNLAPGRNRTFAAEQWGQIPASLWQQVREEAHSLAALDRELRITGTDIDEAALSLARRHARKAGVDNAIHLQRQPMSESRSRFKYGHLICNPPYGERLGERQEVERLYREMGKVFSALDTWSFYVLTSHPGFEALFGRKADKKRKLYNGRIQCNYYQFYGPKPPRREEAAETSEKA; translated from the coding sequence ATGGCGAAAATGGAACTCATCGCGACAGCCGCCTTCGGCCTGGAGGCGGTTGTCGCCAGGGAACTGCGGGAATTGGGATATGACGATCAGTCGGTCGAGGACGGTCGGGTCATCTTTCGCGGTGACGAGAGGGCCATCTGTCGGGCCAACCTCTGGCTGCGTTCCGCCGAGCGGGTGCTGGTCAAGGTCGGTTCCTTCCCGGCGACTACATTTGAAGAACTGTTTCAGGGAACAAAGGCGTTGCCCTGGCCGGACTGGCTGCCTGAGAAGGCCGAGTTTCCCGTGGAAGGGAAATCGGTCCGCTCGAAGCTGTTCAGCGTCTCCGACTGTCAGGCCATCGCCAAGAAGGCCATCGTCGAGAAGATGAAAGAGCGGTACCGCCGTTCCTGGTTTGACGAAAAGGGCCCCCGCTACACCATCGAGGTGTCCCTCTTGAAGGATGTGGCTACGCTGACCATCGACACGAGCGGCGCCGGGCTGCATAAGCGCGGCTACCGCGACCTGGTGGGACAAGCGCCTCTGAAAGAGACGCTGGCGGCGGCCATGATCCAACTCAGTTTCTGGCGCCACGATCGGGTGCTGTTGGATCCCTTTTGCGGCACCGGAACGATCCCTATCGAGGCGGCCATGATCGGCCGCAATCTGGCGCCGGGGCGCAACCGGACCTTCGCCGCCGAGCAGTGGGGCCAAATCCCGGCCTCCCTTTGGCAGCAAGTCCGCGAGGAAGCCCACAGCCTGGCTGCGCTCGACCGGGAGTTGCGCATCACCGGAACCGATATCGATGAAGCGGCGCTCAGCCTGGCTCGGCGCCATGCCCGCAAAGCCGGTGTGGACAACGCCATCCACCTGCAGCGCCAGCCCATGTCGGAGAGCCGATCTCGCTTCAAGTACGGCCACCTGATCTGCAACCCCCCTTACGGCGAGCGGCTGGGAGAACGGCAGGAGGTGGAACGGCTCTACCGGGAGATGGGCAAGGTCTTTTCGGCCTTGGACACATGGTCTTTTTATGTGCTCACGTCTCATCCCGGATTCGAGGCGCTCTTCGGGCGCAAGGCCGATAAAAAGCGAAAACTCTACAACGGCCGCATCCAGTGCAACTATTACCAGTTCTACGGGCCGAAGCCGCCCCGGCGCGAGGAAGCCGCAGAGACAAGCGAAAAAGCTTGA
- a CDS encoding acyl-CoA carboxylase subunit beta, with protein MNMEERLAQLAKYREKITQGGGPKRIAKQHESGKMTARERIEALLDPGSFVELGVFVGESNFDKLENPGEGVVVGYGTVEGRVVYIYAQDFTVSGGSLSKAHADKIVKVMDLALKNGAPCIGLNDSGGARIQQGVDALEGYGSIFYRNTLSSGVIPQISAILGPCAGGAVYSPALTDFIFMVNGISRMFITGPQVIKAVTGEDVSPEALGGALTHNQKSGVAHFMADSELECFEQIRTLLSYLPSNNMEEPPVVDPAEPEFDPEELLTIIPPNPNQGYDVRDVLVRILDAGSFFEVQPLFAPNGITAFGRLNGKVVGILANQPKVLAGCLDIDVSDKLARFVRFCNAFNIPLLTFEDVPGFLPGTNQEYGGIIRHGAKMLYAYSEATVPKITIILRKAYGGAYLAMCGKPLGCDAAFAWPTAEIAVMGPDGAANIIYRKEIEGAEDPIAMRKQMVEKYREEVSNPFIACARGYVEDILDPRETRSRLIATLDALATKRESRPRKKNGNIPV; from the coding sequence TTGAACATGGAAGAACGTTTGGCCCAGTTGGCAAAATACCGTGAGAAGATCACCCAGGGCGGCGGCCCCAAGCGGATCGCGAAACAGCACGAGTCCGGCAAGATGACCGCCCGCGAGCGCATCGAGGCCCTGCTCGACCCCGGTTCCTTCGTAGAACTCGGCGTATTTGTCGGCGAAAGCAACTTTGACAAGCTGGAAAATCCCGGCGAAGGCGTCGTTGTCGGCTACGGCACCGTAGAGGGCCGTGTGGTCTATATCTACGCCCAGGACTTTACCGTTTCCGGCGGTTCCCTCTCGAAGGCCCATGCTGACAAGATCGTCAAGGTCATGGACCTGGCGCTGAAAAACGGTGCTCCTTGCATCGGTTTGAACGACTCCGGCGGTGCGCGGATTCAACAAGGCGTTGACGCTCTGGAAGGATATGGCAGCATCTTCTACCGCAACACGCTCTCTTCCGGCGTCATTCCCCAGATCTCGGCCATCCTCGGCCCCTGCGCCGGCGGCGCCGTGTACTCTCCCGCCCTCACCGATTTCATCTTCATGGTCAACGGCATCTCCCGCATGTTCATCACCGGCCCGCAGGTCATCAAGGCCGTCACCGGCGAGGACGTGTCACCGGAGGCCCTCGGCGGCGCCCTCACCCACAACCAGAAGTCCGGCGTGGCGCACTTCATGGCCGACAGCGAACTGGAATGCTTCGAACAGATTCGCACCTTGCTCTCCTACCTGCCCTCCAACAACATGGAAGAGCCCCCGGTTGTCGATCCGGCCGAGCCCGAGTTCGATCCGGAAGAACTGCTCACCATCATCCCCCCCAACCCCAACCAGGGCTATGACGTCCGCGACGTGTTGGTGCGCATTCTCGACGCTGGCTCTTTCTTCGAAGTGCAGCCCCTCTTCGCGCCCAACGGCATCACCGCCTTTGGCCGCTTGAACGGCAAAGTGGTCGGCATCCTGGCCAACCAACCGAAGGTCCTTGCCGGTTGCCTTGACATCGACGTATCGGATAAACTGGCCCGCTTCGTCCGCTTCTGCAACGCCTTCAACATCCCCCTGCTGACCTTTGAAGACGTGCCCGGCTTCCTGCCCGGTACCAATCAGGAGTACGGCGGCATCATCCGGCACGGCGCCAAGATGCTCTACGCTTACTCGGAAGCGACCGTTCCCAAGATCACCATCATCCTGCGCAAGGCCTATGGTGGGGCCTACCTGGCCATGTGCGGCAAGCCCCTCGGCTGTGACGCCGCCTTTGCCTGGCCGACAGCTGAGATCGCCGTGATGGGTCCCGATGGCGCCGCCAACATCATCTACCGCAAGGAGATCGAAGGGGCGGAAGATCCCATCGCCATGCGCAAGCAGATGGTCGAAAAGTACCGGGAAGAAGTCTCCAATCCGTTTATCGCTTGCGCCCGCGGTTATGTGGAAGACATTCTCGACCCGCGGGAAACCCGCAGCCGCCTGATCGCCACCTTGGATGCCTTGGCCACCAAGCGCGAAAGTCGGCCGCGTAAGAAAAACGGAAACATCCCGGTCTAA
- the mce gene encoding methylmalonyl-CoA epimerase: MAYIEEHFYGPKKKPEILHIDHVGIAVKDLKAAIAFYENVIGIKCTAIEEVPEQKVRVAFLPSGDAEVELLESTDPEGPIAKFIAKNGEGIQHVAYRVDDLEAKLEELKKAGVPLIDQKPRRGAGGADIAFLHPKGTFGHLVELCQRPGKLK; encoded by the coding sequence GTGGCTTATATCGAAGAGCACTTTTACGGCCCTAAAAAAAAGCCTGAAATCCTGCACATCGACCACGTCGGCATCGCGGTGAAGGACCTGAAGGCGGCCATCGCCTTCTATGAGAACGTCATCGGCATCAAGTGCACCGCCATCGAAGAGGTACCTGAGCAGAAGGTTCGCGTCGCCTTCCTGCCTTCGGGTGACGCTGAGGTGGAACTCCTCGAATCGACCGATCCGGAGGGCCCCATCGCCAAGTTCATCGCCAAGAACGGCGAAGGCATCCAGCACGTGGCCTACCGCGTCGACGACCTGGAAGCCAAACTGGAAGAACTGAAGAAGGCCGGCGTTCCTCTCATCGACCAAAAACCGCGGCGCGGCGCCGGCGGCGCTGACATCGCTTTCCTCCATCCGAAAGGGACCTTCGGCCACCTGGTTGAACTCTGCCAACGTCCCGGCAAACTGAAGTAA
- a CDS encoding zinc-ribbon domain containing protein, which produces MFQDKVLTCKECGCEFEFNASEQEFYAEKGFTNEPGRCPQCRAARKAQNNNSRGGYRQEREMYPVTCSSCGKETTVPFQPRGDKPVYCRDCFQPQPRSNRW; this is translated from the coding sequence ATGTTTCAAGACAAAGTGTTAACCTGCAAAGAGTGTGGCTGCGAGTTCGAGTTCAATGCCTCTGAACAAGAGTTCTATGCGGAAAAAGGCTTCACCAACGAACCTGGCCGCTGCCCCCAGTGCCGCGCCGCGCGCAAAGCCCAAAACAACAACAGCCGCGGCGGCTATCGCCAAGAGCGCGAAATGTACCCCGTCACTTGCTCTTCCTGCGGCAAGGAGACCACCGTCCCCTTCCAGCCCCGCGGCGATAAGCCCGTCTACTGCCGCGATTGTTTCCAACCCCAACCCCGCAGCAATCGCTGGTAA
- a CDS encoding (2Fe-2S)-binding protein, with translation MDAGKIVCGCKKVTYGDLQAAIAKGAKSFEEVQSATKVSTGCKKCTDHVKSIVSDLLAR, from the coding sequence ATGGACGCCGGTAAAATTGTTTGCGGATGCAAAAAGGTCACTTACGGCGATTTGCAAGCTGCTATCGCCAAGGGGGCCAAATCCTTTGAGGAAGTACAGTCTGCCACGAAGGTGAGCACTGGTTGCAAAAAGTGTACAGATCATGTGAAATCGATAGTGAGCGACCTGTTGGCTCGATAG
- a CDS encoding HAD family hydrolase, with the protein MIPYELILFDLDGTLTDPKTGITKSVQYALSKYGIIVEDLDSLIPFIGPPLIESFQRFYGFDESQARRAVDFYREYFSVTGLYENALFPGIPELLARLSAAGKRLAVATSKPTCFAEQILRHFGIDCYFDHIVGSNLDGTRCAKSEVVAAALALFPRVDRRRVIMVGDREHDIIGAKANGIASMAVSYGYGSLEELEAAGPGQIAGSVEVIEPLLAYRSSIR; encoded by the coding sequence ATGATACCCTATGAGTTGATTTTATTCGATCTCGACGGGACGCTGACCGATCCGAAGACAGGGATCACCAAATCGGTCCAATACGCCCTCTCCAAATACGGGATCATCGTCGAGGACCTGGATAGCCTGATCCCCTTTATCGGTCCGCCGCTCATCGAGTCTTTTCAGCGCTTCTACGGCTTTGACGAGAGCCAGGCTCGCCGGGCGGTGGACTTTTACCGGGAGTACTTCTCTGTGACAGGGTTGTACGAAAACGCCCTTTTCCCAGGAATCCCTGAACTGCTTGCGCGTCTATCGGCCGCTGGAAAACGATTGGCCGTCGCCACGTCAAAGCCGACGTGCTTTGCCGAACAAATCCTGCGCCATTTCGGAATCGATTGCTATTTCGATCACATCGTCGGCAGCAATCTGGACGGCACCCGCTGCGCCAAAAGCGAGGTCGTCGCAGCGGCGCTGGCCCTGTTCCCTCGCGTCGACCGACGGCGCGTCATCATGGTGGGCGACCGGGAGCATGACATCATCGGCGCAAAAGCGAACGGGATCGCCTCGATGGCTGTTTCCTACGGCTACGGCTCTTTGGAGGAGCTTGAGGCGGCAGGCCCGGGGCAGATCGCTGGTTCAGTGGAGGTCATCGAGCCGTTGCTGGCTTACCGATCCTCCA
- a CDS encoding pyruvate carboxylase subunit B → MEKRVIKFTDTTLRDSHQSLLATRMKIEDMLPILEKIDAIGYHSIECWGGATFDTTMRFLNEDPWERLWTIKKYCKTPTQMLLRGQNCVGYKHYADDVLEAFIKYACEGGMDIFRIFDALNDVRNMEKAMEYTKKYGGHVQGVLCYTISDFHTTKYYVDMAKKLVERGADSICIKDMAGILTPGAAYELVKEVKAAVGLPLQLHTHYTSGMGGMMYLKAIEAGCDIIDTAISSLALSTSQPACETMVATLESLGYKTNMDLLKLKEIADYFKEVRKKYREFDLTDGTPDTNVLVYQVPGGMISNFLSQLAQQNALHKLPDVLAEVPRVREDFGYPPLVTPSSQIVGSQAALNVLLGERYKMATNEVKQYMRGFYGQPPAPVNEEVRKKIVGNDEVIHCRPADLIPPGMEEAKKAVASVMQKEQDVVTYAIFPNVALPFLEERLAKQTQVDFKLAKEGVDDEGKVVTYPA, encoded by the coding sequence ATGGAAAAACGGGTTATCAAGTTTACCGACACCACGCTTCGCGACAGCCACCAATCCCTGCTGGCTACCCGGATGAAAATCGAAGACATGCTGCCGATTCTCGAAAAAATTGACGCGATCGGTTACCACTCCATCGAATGCTGGGGTGGCGCCACCTTCGATACGACCATGCGCTTCCTGAACGAAGATCCCTGGGAACGTCTCTGGACCATCAAGAAATACTGCAAGACTCCCACGCAGATGCTGCTGCGGGGTCAGAACTGCGTCGGCTACAAGCACTACGCTGACGACGTTCTGGAAGCCTTCATCAAGTACGCCTGCGAAGGCGGTATGGACATCTTCCGGATCTTTGACGCCTTGAACGACGTGCGGAACATGGAAAAGGCGATGGAGTACACCAAGAAGTACGGCGGCCACGTGCAAGGCGTGCTCTGCTATACCATCAGTGATTTCCACACCACCAAGTATTACGTCGATATGGCGAAGAAACTGGTCGAGCGGGGTGCCGACTCTATCTGCATCAAGGATATGGCCGGCATCCTCACCCCCGGCGCTGCTTACGAGCTTGTCAAAGAGGTCAAGGCGGCTGTCGGTCTGCCGCTCCAGTTGCATACTCACTACACCTCCGGCATGGGCGGCATGATGTACCTGAAGGCGATCGAAGCCGGTTGCGACATCATCGACACGGCGATCTCTTCGCTGGCTCTATCTACCTCGCAACCTGCCTGCGAAACGATGGTGGCCACCCTGGAGAGCCTCGGCTACAAAACCAACATGGATCTGCTGAAGCTCAAAGAGATCGCCGACTACTTCAAGGAAGTCCGCAAGAAGTACAGAGAGTTCGACCTCACCGATGGCACGCCTGACACGAACGTGCTCGTCTACCAGGTCCCCGGCGGCATGATCTCCAACTTCCTCTCTCAGCTTGCCCAGCAGAATGCCCTGCACAAGCTGCCTGATGTGTTGGCGGAAGTGCCCCGCGTCCGGGAAGACTTCGGTTACCCGCCGCTCGTCACCCCTTCCAGCCAGATCGTCGGTTCCCAGGCGGCTCTCAACGTCCTGCTCGGCGAGCGGTACAAGATGGCCACCAACGAGGTCAAGCAGTACATGCGCGGTTTCTACGGCCAGCCCCCTGCGCCGGTCAACGAAGAAGTCCGCAAGAAGATCGTTGGCAACGACGAGGTCATCCATTGCCGCCCGGCCGACCTCATCCCCCCCGGGATGGAAGAAGCCAAGAAAGCCGTCGCCTCGGTCATGCAGAAGGAGCAGGATGTCGTCACCTACGCCATCTTCCCGAACGTGGCGCTGCCCTTCTTGGAAGAGCGCCTGGCCAAACAAACCCAAGTGGACTTCAAGCTCGCTAAGGAAGGCGTCGATGACGAAGGCAAGGTTGTCACGTACCCTGCCTGA
- the ltrA gene encoding group II intron reverse transcriptase/maturase, protein MMEGEATMRSRDAQRQPNIPKGNCQREEAVNPQGTGGVPSALPAQEAKQPREETYDLMEKVVERGNMTEAYKRVMANKGAAGIDGMGLESLRPYLKEEWSRIKQELLEGTYRPQPVRRVEIPKPQGGTRKLGIPTVVDRLIQQALNQILMPIFDPDFSTNSYGFRPGKSAHQAVKKAKEYIADGYRWVVDMDLAQFFDRVNHDILMARVARKVKDKRILKLIREYLKAGVMLNGIRVKSEEGTPQGGPLSPLLANIILDDLDKALESRGHRFCRYADDCNVYVRSRRAGQRVMEGMAKFLEGRLKLQVNWEKSAVDRPWNRKFLGFSFTWHKAAKIRLAPQTVKRVKEKIRQFTGRNRSIAMEDRLVTLNQYLKGWMGYFRLIDTPSVLKELDEWLRRRLRMCLLKQWKRPKTRRRNLVALGIPEEWACNISGSRKGYWRLSLTPQMNKALGLAYWREQGLVSLVETYQSHRQPA, encoded by the coding sequence ATGATGGAAGGGGAAGCGACGATGCGTTCGCGTGACGCGCAGAGACAGCCGAATATCCCGAAAGGGAACTGCCAACGGGAGGAAGCGGTGAATCCGCAGGGGACCGGTGGAGTGCCGAGCGCGTTACCGGCACAAGAAGCGAAGCAACCCCGTGAAGAGACGTATGACCTGATGGAGAAAGTCGTCGAACGAGGGAACATGACGGAAGCGTATAAGCGAGTCATGGCCAACAAAGGCGCGGCCGGAATCGACGGTATGGGGCTAGAATCCCTGCGCCCGTACCTAAAAGAGGAATGGTCGCGCATTAAACAGGAATTGTTGGAGGGGACCTATCGACCGCAACCGGTCCGGCGGGTTGAAATTCCCAAACCCCAAGGCGGAACACGGAAGCTGGGCATTCCCACTGTCGTCGATCGACTGATCCAACAGGCCCTGAACCAGATCCTGATGCCGATCTTCGACCCTGACTTTTCCACGAACAGCTACGGATTTCGTCCGGGAAAGAGTGCGCACCAAGCGGTGAAGAAAGCGAAGGAATACATCGCCGACGGCTACCGATGGGTGGTTGACATGGACCTGGCCCAGTTCTTTGATCGCGTCAATCACGACATTCTCATGGCGCGCGTAGCGCGCAAGGTGAAGGACAAACGAATCTTGAAGTTGATCCGAGAATACCTCAAGGCCGGGGTCATGCTCAACGGGATTCGTGTGAAGAGCGAGGAAGGAACACCCCAGGGAGGTCCACTCAGCCCTTTGCTGGCGAACATCATCCTGGATGATTTGGATAAGGCACTGGAAAGCCGGGGACATCGCTTCTGCCGGTACGCCGACGACTGTAACGTCTACGTCCGCAGTCGACGGGCAGGGCAACGAGTGATGGAGGGTATGGCAAAGTTTCTGGAGGGGCGGTTAAAACTGCAGGTCAACTGGGAGAAAAGCGCAGTCGACCGACCCTGGAACCGAAAGTTTCTGGGGTTTTCATTTACGTGGCATAAGGCAGCAAAGATTCGGCTCGCCCCCCAAACGGTGAAACGGGTGAAAGAGAAGATCCGCCAGTTCACTGGGCGGAACCGAAGCATTGCGATGGAGGACCGACTGGTCACCCTCAACCAATACCTGAAAGGCTGGATGGGCTACTTTCGACTCATTGACACGCCAAGCGTACTTAAAGAGTTGGATGAGTGGCTTCGCCGACGACTGCGGATGTGCCTACTCAAGCAATGGAAGCGCCCGAAGACACGAAGACGAAACTTAGTGGCGTTGGGGATCCCGGAGGAATGGGCATGCAACATCAGCGGCTCACGAAAAGGATATTGGCGTCTGTCCTTGACCCCGCAAATGAATAAAGCCCTTGGCCTCGCCTACTGGCGGGAACAGGGCTTAGTCAGTTTAGTCGAAACATACCAATCTCATCGTCAACCAGCATGA